The Drosophila simulans strain w501 chromosome 3R, Prin_Dsim_3.1, whole genome shotgun sequence genome contains the following window.
CGTTCAGACCATGCTGAGCCAAAGCATTTCCCCTGATCGGGAAGTCCGGCTTGACCCACGACTTCAGCTGGTTGTAGAGTTCCAGTTTGCCAGAGTATTTCAGCAACTGTTCTACGAAATCCCTTTGAATGTACTTTTGTAAGCACAACTTCTGAAAGTCCCGCAGGGTCGTGTAATGTAAGCCAACCTAGAAAGGGAAACTGGAGTTTAAAGacgtaatttttaattaagcgaATCGGGCTTCTTACCTTCTCCCGCTCCTGAGTGATGAACCTAGCCAGGTCCCGTTCGTAGGCGGATAGCTTCAGGCGTTTGTGCATTTCCATAGCGTCTTCCACGGAGTGCAGCATCCCCGCCAAGTACAAAATCGGGTGATGGGGCTTATCGAATTGATCTAGGGCTTTGCAAAGACGGTCGAACTCATCCAGATTTGGCTCTTTAGGCAGCCCAATGTACTCGAATAGGTTACAACAGTGCATCTCCAGAAACAATGCAGGTCCGAAATTGCCCGCCACTATCTTTTGGAGCTCAGACCAGATCCGCTCGCCACTTATTCTCGCAAGACCTTTCGCGTTTTCCTTTATGGCTGCCAGGGTGGCCTTATCGTGGTTGTTTTCCTCGCTCGCGATGCGTCCGTAGAATCGGAAATAGCGCAGGATACGCAGAAAGTCCTCCTTAATGCGAATATCTGCTTCGCCCACGAAGACAACGCGACGCTCTTGGAGATCATCGTAGCCATAGAAGTAATCGTACACTGTGCCATCAAAGCCTAAGAACATGGAGTTGATTGTTAAATCGCGCCGGTTGGCATCCAGTTGCCAGTCGGTCGTGTACATCACCTCCGCATGGCGTCCGTCGGTACGGATGTCGATGCGTAATGTGGTTACCTCGAAGTTCTCCTTGTCATTGATTCGAGGCGTGATGGTGCCGTGCTTTTCGCCGTTCGCGTTGATCATTCGCACCTCCTCCTTCTCAAACATCTGCTTCATCTGATCCGGAGTGGCGGTGGTGGCCAAGTCGATGTCCTTCGGTGGAATGCCCATCAGAATGTCGCGCACAGCTCCGCCGGCGATCCGCAGCTCGTAGTCGTACTTCTTGAAGAGCGCCAGTAGGTCATTTAGCTCAGGGGTAAATATGCTTTGGAACTCAGGAGTTGCCACCTTCCGGAATGCCGGGTTTGTGCGCATCCTGGGTGGTTTTCCCAGCTGGGCAATCAATTCTGGAGAGGCGCCTCGCGAGCAAACCATATTGGCCATCGACTTTAGCCAGCGATTCTGCTGACGGCCGTTGAATGAAAGGAAGGCACGTGTGGTCAACTTTACGAGGAGGCTTGGACCATTCATGTAGAGATTCGAGCACGCTCGGCAATTTGTCTCCAAGTTCTAAGCAATGTCgaaaaaaataagttctaatgtttaGACATGAATGTTTTGTGGTCATATGTGATGTACACCCTGTAGTGCTTTAGTCGTAGGGCTTACTCGTTCTTAGTGAGAGAAAAGtaagttttaataataattccaaTAAAGATATTGGCAGAAGCATACCATTTtcattaagaaataaatatactcCAATTGAGTGTGGTatcaatattaattatatatatatttaatattcaacttgaaaaattaaaaatacaaataaaataattaaactattaCTGCTAAGGCAGTAAGCAGTTGTAATAAGTAGACGATGTACACGGTACTCTTAAGTCGAGATCCCCTATTTCTGTGAAAATCCGTTTTTAACGGAATAATGTGTAATGTAGAATTTGGGCACACTTACGGAACCTGTTACTTTGTTTACCTACTTgcttgaaatatttgaattcaATGCCACCGCGGTTGCCGTTCGGCCAAGTCAGAAACTTACTGCTGCAGGGACACGTAATTCGAAGGATGAGCTCCCAACCCAAGGTGTACGTAACCAGGCCGGATGTGGATGACAGCGGTCTGGAGCTACTGCGCAAgaggtttgtttttgttattgcaaCCGGCTAGTTAGTTATTAGCATTTGCACTAATTTTCATATTCACGACTTTGCTCAGCTGCCAAGTGACCACCTGGCATGAGACCAATCCGGTGCCCCGCTCCGAGCTGATCCGCGAGGTGGCCGGAAAAGATGCCCTTTACTGTGCCCTAACGGACAAGGTTGACAAGGAAGTGCTGGATTCTGCCGGTCCTCAGTTGAAGTGCGTGGCCACTATTTCGGTGGGATACGATCACATCGACGTGGAGGAGTGCAGGAAACGTGGCATTCGAGTGGGCTTCACACCGGACGTCCTAACGGATGCAACGGCAGAATTAACGCTTGCTCTGCTTCTGGCCACCAACCGCCGACTATTCGAG
Protein-coding sequences here:
- the LOC6726871 gene encoding CCA tRNA nucleotidyltransferase 1, mitochondrial, which gives rise to MNGPSLLVKLTTRAFLSFNGRQQNRWLKSMANMVCSRGASPELIAQLGKPPRMRTNPAFRKVATPEFQSIFTPELNDLLALFKKYDYELRIAGGAVRDILMGIPPKDIDLATTATPDQMKQMFEKEEVRMINANGEKHGTITPRINDKENFEVTTLRIDIRTDGRHAEVMYTTDWQLDANRRDLTINSMFLGFDGTVYDYFYGYDDLQERRVVFVGEADIRIKEDFLRILRYFRFYGRIASEENNHDKATLAAIKENAKGLARISGERIWSELQKIVAGNFGPALFLEMHCCNLFEYIGLPKEPNLDEFDRLCKALDQFDKPHHPILYLAGMLHSVEDAMEMHKRLKLSAYERDLARFITQEREKVGLHYTTLRDFQKLCLQKYIQRDFVEQLLKYSGKLELYNQLKSWVKPDFPIRGNALAQHGLNGVRIGLVMDELKLLWADSDFQLTHDDLLKKIPNVLEKIPSSPSKAKRSK